One segment of Neodiprion fabricii isolate iyNeoFabr1 chromosome 1, iyNeoFabr1.1, whole genome shotgun sequence DNA contains the following:
- the LOC124187998 gene encoding rap1 GTPase-activating protein 1 isoform X3, whose protein sequence is MPRINWRQQLDQSVYCNSEPRRTEDTQNSRVNPDKVKGTTHSDHMFELLERCQSSRLDDQRCPLPTYFSQSSRDERPTSTSAGGTQPLTPTPSPSPVADAPIGRALMEAALLQAGTQPPPMVVTPPGYWVEGTDHHHTLDSSGRAILPTHLAWQPTIDQDDTAKCYRRLFATREHVNLVGRDPEHGPVLVSVKAESLAGEEHWRVFLRLRAGSMHKLLPASEIGPNPSPIRMVKMLNESLTVNTLTPVICSGAGAMIASYDEHALVSKFKFGVLHQRAGQTTEEKLFANRQITPAFQEFLALLGQRINLKDHKGYRGGLDTRHGQTGDSAVYEVFRGREVLFHVASLLPFSPGDSQQLQRKRHIGNDIVAIIFQEEPTPFSPDMIASHFLHAFIVVQVVDPCTPNTRYKVSVTARDDVPRFGPELPKPAVLLRGVEFKEFLLTKLVNAESAAYKAEKFARLELRTRSALLESLTEELQLKTVDFLGGGAIPCPVSPAASEASASGSSGSGSRFIDTVRKALISRVRNASTDNVPQHMPKKGPSEASPPCNRSISKSGKRSIEPTSPLSSPDLTLRRDSDRGSPSLGSQDSSHSTTENHDSSLATLQQDDTDSRRESANNSEKSSFQHLTQENLHKREVGCPRMTEKSETHRVVSESDDSSLNSELELDHVVYPDSDTGLESMSSAETHEASQCPQRSEPETEALRTEVTKLKCDKLDLLRQNVTCQRDIKRLREKELQLQSDLTAASTEILRLRGMLKECSSSVALENNNQQTSTV, encoded by the exons tcgTCCAGAGATGAGAGACCGACGTCGACTTCGGCAGGCGGTACTCAACCCCTTACACCGACTCCTTCACCGTCGCCGGTCGCCGATGCACCGATCGGACGTGCCCTCATGGAAGCCGCACTCTTGCAGGCAGGGACCCAACCTCCACCCATGGTCGTCACACCCCCAGGGTACTGGGTCGAGGGTACCGACCACCATCACACTCTCGATTCCTCGGGCAGAGCCATACTGCCCACTCACCTTGCCTGGCAACCGACGATAGACCAGGACGACACAGCCAAATGCTACAGGCGTCTCTTTGCCACCAGG GAGCACGTCAACCTCGTCGGAAGGGACCCGGAGCATGGACCGGTACTAGTATCCGTAAAGGCGGAATCTCTCGCCGGCGAAGAACACTGGAGAGTATTTCTCAGACTGCGAGCCGGTTCTATGCACAAACTCTTACCGGCTTCGGAGATCGGTCCAAACCCATCACCGATCAGAATGGTCAAG ATGCTGAACGAATCTCTGACCGTGAACACGTTGACACCGGTGATTTGCTCCGGCGCAGGAGCCATGATAGCCAGCTACGACGAGCACGCCTTggtttcgaaattcaaattcggaGTTCTCCATCAGCGAGCGGGCCAAACGACCGAGGAGAAGCTCTTCGCTAATCGTCAGATAACCCCGGCCTTCCAGGAATTTCTCGCTCTTCTCGGTCAGAGGATAAATCTGAAGGATCACAAGGG GTATCGCGGAGGATTGGACACCCGACACGGTCAGACCGGTGACTCGGCTGTCTACGAGGTTTTTCGCGGGCGTGAAGTCCTATTTCACGTAGCCTCCCTCCTCCCCTTCAGCCCCGGTGACTCGCAACAGCTACAACGTAAACGCCACATCGGTAACGATATTGTAGCCATCATATTCCAGGAGGAACCAACACCCTTCAGTCCTGATATGATCGCGAGCCATTTTCTCCACGCTTTTATCGTCGTTCAGGTCGTCGACCCATGCACACCGAACACCAG GTACAAAGTGAGCGTGACTGCACGTGACGATGTTCCACGGTTCGGACCGGAGCTACCCAAGCCTGCTGTCCTACTTAGGGGCGTCGAGTTCAAAGAGTTTCTGCTCACGAAGCTCGTAAATGCCGAGAGTGCAGCGTACAAGGCTGAAAAGTTCGCTAGACTCGAG TTGCGAACCAGATCAGCGCTCTTGGAATCATTGACCGAAGAACTGCAATTGAAGACAGTCGATTTTCTGGGAGGGGGAGCGATTCCATGCCCGGTAAGTCCTGCAGCGAGCGAGGCCTCGGCATCCGGAAGCAGCGGCAGCGGATCCCGATTCATAGACACAGTTCGTAAGGCACTGATATCGCGAGTGCGAAATGCGTCGACGGACAACGTACCGCAACACATGCCGAAAAAGGGTCCATCAGAGGCAAGTCCACCGTGCAATCGGTCGATAAGCAAATCAGGCAAACGTTCAATCGAGCCTACCAGTCCATTGAGCTCGCCAGATTTAACTTTGAGGAGAGATTCGGACCGCGGAAGTCCGAGTCTCGGAAGTCAGGATAGCAGTCACTCTACGACGGAGAACCATGACAGTAGTTTGGCGACTTTGCAACAGGACGATACAGACAGTAGACGCGAGTCTGCTAATAATTCGGAGAAAAGTTCCTTCCAGCACTTGACTCAGGAAAATCTTCACAAGCGGGAGGTCGGCTGTCCGCGAATGACGGAGAAATCCGAAACGCACAGAGTCGTGTCCGAGAGCGATGACAGCTCTCTGAACAGCGAGCTTGAACTGGACCACGTCGTTTATCCGGATAGCGATACTGGTCTCGAATCGATGAGTTCTGCGGAGACTCATGAAGCATCACAATGTCCACAAAGAAGCGAACCCGAAACCGAAGCCCTGCGGACAGAAGTCACTAAGCTCAAATGTGACAAACTTGATCTGCTTAGACAGAATGTG ACTTGTCAACGAGACATAAAAAGACTTCGTGAAAAGGAACTTCAACTTCAATCCGATTTAACTGCAGCGTCAACGGAAATCTTACGGCTGAGGGGAATGCTAAAAGAATGCTCGAGTAGCGTAGCTTTGGAGAACAACAACCAACAAACATCAACGGTGTGA
- the LOC124187998 gene encoding rap1 GTPase-activating protein 1 isoform X6, protein MMGVLRWRQDLRSDSGQQQQRPTSEQPSATHTLPKLIMQSSRDERPTSTSAGGTQPLTPTPSPSPVADAPIGRALMEAALLQAGTQPPPMVVTPPGYWVEGTDHHHTLDSSGRAILPTHLAWQPTIDQDDTAKCYRRLFATREHVNLVGRDPEHGPVLVSVKAESLAGEEHWRVFLRLRAGSMHKLLPASEIGPNPSPIRMVKMLNESLTVNTLTPVICSGAGAMIASYDEHALVSKFKFGVLHQRAGQTTEEKLFANRQITPAFQEFLALLGQRINLKDHKGYRGGLDTRHGQTGDSAVYEVFRGREVLFHVASLLPFSPGDSQQLQRKRHIGNDIVAIIFQEEPTPFSPDMIASHFLHAFIVVQVVDPCTPNTRYKVSVTARDDVPRFGPELPKPAVLLRGVEFKEFLLTKLVNAESAAYKAEKFARLELRTRSALLESLTEELQLKTVDFLGGGAIPCPVSPAASEASASGSSGSGSRFIDTVRKALISRVRNASTDNVPQHMPKKGPSEASPPCNRSISKSGKRSIEPTSPLSSPDLTLRRDSDRGSPSLGSQDSSHSTTENHDSSLATLQQDDTDSRRESANNSEKSSFQHLTQENLHKREVGCPRMTEKSETHRVVSESDDSSLNSELELDHVVYPDSDTGLESMSSAETHEASQCPQRSEPETEALRTEVTKLKCDKLDLLRQNVTCQRDIKRLREKELQLQSDLTAASTEILRLRGMLKECSSSVALENNNQQTSTV, encoded by the exons tcgTCCAGAGATGAGAGACCGACGTCGACTTCGGCAGGCGGTACTCAACCCCTTACACCGACTCCTTCACCGTCGCCGGTCGCCGATGCACCGATCGGACGTGCCCTCATGGAAGCCGCACTCTTGCAGGCAGGGACCCAACCTCCACCCATGGTCGTCACACCCCCAGGGTACTGGGTCGAGGGTACCGACCACCATCACACTCTCGATTCCTCGGGCAGAGCCATACTGCCCACTCACCTTGCCTGGCAACCGACGATAGACCAGGACGACACAGCCAAATGCTACAGGCGTCTCTTTGCCACCAGG GAGCACGTCAACCTCGTCGGAAGGGACCCGGAGCATGGACCGGTACTAGTATCCGTAAAGGCGGAATCTCTCGCCGGCGAAGAACACTGGAGAGTATTTCTCAGACTGCGAGCCGGTTCTATGCACAAACTCTTACCGGCTTCGGAGATCGGTCCAAACCCATCACCGATCAGAATGGTCAAG ATGCTGAACGAATCTCTGACCGTGAACACGTTGACACCGGTGATTTGCTCCGGCGCAGGAGCCATGATAGCCAGCTACGACGAGCACGCCTTggtttcgaaattcaaattcggaGTTCTCCATCAGCGAGCGGGCCAAACGACCGAGGAGAAGCTCTTCGCTAATCGTCAGATAACCCCGGCCTTCCAGGAATTTCTCGCTCTTCTCGGTCAGAGGATAAATCTGAAGGATCACAAGGG GTATCGCGGAGGATTGGACACCCGACACGGTCAGACCGGTGACTCGGCTGTCTACGAGGTTTTTCGCGGGCGTGAAGTCCTATTTCACGTAGCCTCCCTCCTCCCCTTCAGCCCCGGTGACTCGCAACAGCTACAACGTAAACGCCACATCGGTAACGATATTGTAGCCATCATATTCCAGGAGGAACCAACACCCTTCAGTCCTGATATGATCGCGAGCCATTTTCTCCACGCTTTTATCGTCGTTCAGGTCGTCGACCCATGCACACCGAACACCAG GTACAAAGTGAGCGTGACTGCACGTGACGATGTTCCACGGTTCGGACCGGAGCTACCCAAGCCTGCTGTCCTACTTAGGGGCGTCGAGTTCAAAGAGTTTCTGCTCACGAAGCTCGTAAATGCCGAGAGTGCAGCGTACAAGGCTGAAAAGTTCGCTAGACTCGAG TTGCGAACCAGATCAGCGCTCTTGGAATCATTGACCGAAGAACTGCAATTGAAGACAGTCGATTTTCTGGGAGGGGGAGCGATTCCATGCCCGGTAAGTCCTGCAGCGAGCGAGGCCTCGGCATCCGGAAGCAGCGGCAGCGGATCCCGATTCATAGACACAGTTCGTAAGGCACTGATATCGCGAGTGCGAAATGCGTCGACGGACAACGTACCGCAACACATGCCGAAAAAGGGTCCATCAGAGGCAAGTCCACCGTGCAATCGGTCGATAAGCAAATCAGGCAAACGTTCAATCGAGCCTACCAGTCCATTGAGCTCGCCAGATTTAACTTTGAGGAGAGATTCGGACCGCGGAAGTCCGAGTCTCGGAAGTCAGGATAGCAGTCACTCTACGACGGAGAACCATGACAGTAGTTTGGCGACTTTGCAACAGGACGATACAGACAGTAGACGCGAGTCTGCTAATAATTCGGAGAAAAGTTCCTTCCAGCACTTGACTCAGGAAAATCTTCACAAGCGGGAGGTCGGCTGTCCGCGAATGACGGAGAAATCCGAAACGCACAGAGTCGTGTCCGAGAGCGATGACAGCTCTCTGAACAGCGAGCTTGAACTGGACCACGTCGTTTATCCGGATAGCGATACTGGTCTCGAATCGATGAGTTCTGCGGAGACTCATGAAGCATCACAATGTCCACAAAGAAGCGAACCCGAAACCGAAGCCCTGCGGACAGAAGTCACTAAGCTCAAATGTGACAAACTTGATCTGCTTAGACAGAATGTG ACTTGTCAACGAGACATAAAAAGACTTCGTGAAAAGGAACTTCAACTTCAATCCGATTTAACTGCAGCGTCAACGGAAATCTTACGGCTGAGGGGAATGCTAAAAGAATGCTCGAGTAGCGTAGCTTTGGAGAACAACAACCAACAAACATCAACGGTGTGA